A genomic region of Strigops habroptila isolate Jane chromosome 20, bStrHab1.2.pri, whole genome shotgun sequence contains the following coding sequences:
- the ABHD17A gene encoding alpha/beta hydrolase domain-containing protein 17A: protein MNGLSISQLCCLFCCPPCPSRIAAKLAFLPPEPTYAVVPEPEPVGSTSTGSLRGGAAGRWKLHLKDRADFQYSQRELDNIEVFVTKSSRGNRVGCMYVRCVPGARYTVLFSHGNAVDLGQMSSFYIGLGTRINCNIFSYDYSGYGVSTGKPSERNLYSDIDAAWQALRTRYGISPENIILYGQSIGTVPTVDLASRYECAAIVLHSPLTSGMRVAFPETKKTYWFDAFPNIEKISKITSPVLIIHGTEDEVIDFSHGLALFERCPKAVEPLWVDGAGHNDIELYSQYLERLRKFISQELASQRN from the exons ATGAACGGGCTGTCGATCAGCCAACTCTGCTGCCTGTTCTGCTGCCCGCCCTGCCCCAGCCGCATCGCCGCCAAGCTGGCCTTCCTGCCGCCGGAGCCCACCTACGCTGTGGTGCCCGAGCCCGAGCCCgtgggcagcaccagcaccggCTCCCTGCGGGGCGGCGCCGCGGGCCGCTGGAAGCTGCACTTGAAGGACCGGGCGGATTTCCAGTATTCCCAGCGGGAGCTGGACAACATCGAGGTGTTCGTCACCAAAAGCAGCCGAGGGAACCGTGTCGGCTGCATGTATGTGCGCTGCGTGCCAGGAGCCAG GTACACGGTGCTCTTCTCTCACGGCAATGCTGTGGACCTGGGGCAGATGAGCAGCTTCTACATCGGGCTGGGCACCCGCATCAACTGCAACATCTTCTCCTATGACTACTCGGGCTACGGCGTGAGCACGGGCAAGCCCTCGGAGAGGAACCTCTACTCCGACATCGACGCCGCGTGGCAGGCACTGCGGACGCG gtATGGGATCAGCCCGGAGAACATCATTTTATACGGCCAGAGCATCGGCACGGTGCCCACAGTGGATCTGGCGTCCCGCTACGAGTGCGCCGCCATCGTGCTGCATTCACCCCTCACCTCTGGCATGAGAGTCGCCTTCCCCGAGACCAAGAAGACCTACTGGTTCGATGCCTTCCCCAA CATTGAGAAGATCTCCAAAATCACCTCTCCCGTCCTCATCATCCATGGCACGGAGGATGAAGTCATCGACTTCTCTCACGGCCTGGCACTCTTTGAACGCTGCCCCAAGGCTGTGGAGCCGCTGTGGGTGGACGGGGCCGGGCACAATGACATTGAACTCTACAGCCAGTACCTCGAGCGCCTTCGGAAATTCATCTCCCAGGAGCTGGCCAGCCAACGCAACTag